In a single window of the Danio rerio strain Tuebingen ecotype United States chromosome 20, GRCz12tu, whole genome shotgun sequence genome:
- the angptl1a gene encoding angiopoietin-related protein 1a precursor (The RefSeq protein has 1 substitution compared to this genomic sequence): MRGVTWCMGTMLYLCISLLGKSHSGTELLHSRQRRAPADDSKKCSYTFLMPQQKITGPICASATGPEPDKDRVTRMDISDVREILSKQRREIEMLQLVADVDGNLVNEMKLLRKESRNMNSRVTQLYMQLLHEIIRKRDNSLELAQLENRVLNVTTEMLRLASRYKELEMRFAGLAGTVNNQSVLIAALEERCLRGYGRQDLPAVPPLVQVVPESIPANNNRFTNEIQRDNNNRAFPRGSRMDTPTPDPLGIPPPPQGTLTADGPFKDCSQVRQAGHSTSGMYLLKAEGSDRLIQAWCEHKLDNGGWTVFQRRKDGSVNFFRNWENYKKGFGNIDGEHWLGLENIYNLAKQGDYKLLVELEDWVGKKVYAEYSSFHLEPESEGFRLRLGTYQGNAGDSLTSHNGKPFTTLDRDKDAFTGNCAHFHKGGWWYNACGQTNLNGVWYSGGVYRSKFQDGIFWAEYGGGYYSLKSVRMMIRPID; this comes from the exons ATGAGAGGTGTAACGTGGTGCATGGGCACAATGCTCTACCTCTGCATTAGCTTGTTAGGCAAAAGCCACTCAGGAACTGAACTTCTGCATTCTCGACAAAGGCGAGCACCAGCAGATGACTCCAAGAAGTGTTCCTACACTTTCTTGATGCCCCAGCAGAAGATCACAGGTCCAATTTGTGCATCTGCGACTGGGCCTGAACCAGACAAAGACCGTGTAACACGTATGGACATTTCTGATGTGCGGGAGATCCTATCCAAGCAGCGAAGAGAGATTGAAATGCTGCAACTAGTGGCAGACGTGGACGGGAACTTGGTAAATGAGATGAAACTTCTGCGCAAAGAATCTCGTAACATGAATTCCCGAGTGACACAGCTGTACATGCAGCTGCTTCATGAAATTATCCGTAAGAGAGACAACTCCCTGGAACTGGCGCAGCTGGAGAACCGTGTGCTGAATGTCACCACAGAGATGCTCCGACTAGCCTCCCGTTACAAAGAGTTGGAGTTGCGTTTTGCAGGCCTTGCAGGCACAGTAAACAACCAATCTGTGCTCATCGCTGCCCTGGAGGAGCGCTGTCTACGTGGATATGGACGTCAAGACTTGCCAGCAGTTCCACCGCTGGTGCAGGTGGTGCCTGAAAGCATTCCAGCCAACAACAACCGATTCACTAATGAGATTCAGAgagacaacaacaacagagcattTCCTCGGGGTTCACGAATGGACACCCCAACGCCTGATCCACTGGGAATCCCACCACCCCCACAGGGCACTCTTACTGCTGATG GCCCATTCAAAGACTGTTCCCAGGTGCGGCAGGCAGGGCACAGTACCAGTGGGATGTATCTGTTGAAGGCAGAGGGAAGTGATAGACTGATTCAGGCCTGGTGCGAACATAAATTAGACAATGGAGGGTGGACTGTTTTTCAGCGACGAAAAGATGGCTCAGTCAACTTCTTCAGAAACTGGGAGAACTACAAG AAAGGCTTTGGGAATATAGATGGAGAGCACTGGCTGGGATTGGAGAACATCTATAATCTAGCCAAGCAGGGGGACTACAAATTGCTGGTAGAGCTGGAGGACTGGGTTGGGAAGAAGGTGTATGCAGAGTACAGCAGTTTCCATCTGGAACCTGAGAGTGAGGGCTTCAGGTTAAGGCTGGGCACCTACCAAGGAAATGCAGGAGACTCTCTCACAAGTCACAATGGAAAACCATTCACAACCCTTGATCGGGATAAAGACGCCTTTACAG GAAACTGTGCTCATTTCCACAAAGGCGGATGGTGGTACAACGCATGTGGTCAAACCAATCTGAATGGCGTATGGTACTCTGGTGGTGTGTATCGCAGCAAATTCCAGGATGGGATCTTTTGGGCAGAGTACGGAGGCGGGTACTACTCGCTCAAATCTGTCCGGATGATGATCCGACCAATAGACTGA
- the angptl1a gene encoding angiopoietin-related protein 1a isoform X1 translates to MRGVTWCMGTMLYLCISLLGKSHSGTELLHSRQRRAPADDSKKCSYTFLMPQQKITGPICASATGPEPDKDRVTRMDISDVREILSKQRREIEMLQLVADVDGNLVNEMKLLRKESRNMNSRVTQLYMQLLHEIIRKRDNSLELAQLENRVLNVTTEMLRLASRYKELELRFAGLAGTVNNQSVLIAALEERCLRGYGRQDLPAVPPLVQVVPESIPANNNRFTNEIQRDNNNRAFPRGSRMDTPTPDPLGIPPPPQGTLTADGPFKDCSQVRQAGHSTSGMYLLKAEGSDRLIQAWCEHKLDNGGWTVFQRRKDGSVNFFRNWENYKKGFGNIDGEHWLGLENIYNLAKQGDYKLLVELEDWVGKKVYAEYSSFHLEPESEGFRLRLGTYQGNAGDSLTSHNGKPFTTLDRDKDAFTGNCAHFHKGGWWYNACGQTNLNGVWYSGGVYRSKFQDGIFWAEYGGGYYSLKSVRMMIRPID, encoded by the exons ATGAGAGGTGTAACGTGGTGCATGGGCACAATGCTCTACCTCTGCATTAGCTTGTTAGGCAAAAGCCACTCAGGAACTGAACTTCTGCATTCTCGACAAAGGCGAGCACCAGCAGATGACTCCAAGAAGTGTTCCTACACTTTCTTGATGCCCCAGCAGAAGATCACAGGTCCAATTTGTGCATCTGCGACTGGGCCTGAACCAGACAAAGACCGTGTAACACGTATGGACATTTCTGATGTGCGGGAGATCCTATCCAAGCAGCGAAGAGAGATTGAAATGCTGCAACTAGTGGCAGACGTGGACGGGAACTTGGTAAATGAGATGAAACTTCTGCGCAAAGAATCTCGTAACATGAATTCCCGAGTGACACAGCTGTACATGCAGCTGCTTCATGAAATTATCCGTAAGAGAGACAACTCCCTGGAACTGGCGCAGCTGGAGAACCGTGTGCTGAATGTCACCACAGAGATGCTCCGACTAGCCTCCCGTTACAAAGAGTTGGAGTTGCGTTTTGCAGGCCTTGCAGGCACAGTAAACAACCAATCTGTGCTCATCGCTGCCCTGGAGGAGCGCTGTCTACGTGGATATGGACGTCAAGACTTGCCAGCAGTTCCACCGCTGGTGCAGGTGGTGCCTGAAAGCATTCCAGCCAACAACAACCGATTCACTAATGAGATTCAGAgagacaacaacaacagagcattTCCTCGGGGTTCACGAATGGACACCCCAACGCCTGATCCACTGGGAATCCCACCACCCCCACAGGGCACTCTTACTGCTGATG GCCCATTCAAAGACTGTTCCCAGGTGCGGCAGGCAGGGCACAGTACCAGTGGGATGTATCTGTTGAAGGCAGAGGGAAGTGATAGACTGATTCAGGCCTGGTGCGAACATAAATTAGACAATGGAGGGTGGACTGTTTTTCAGCGACGAAAAGATGGCTCAGTCAACTTCTTCAGAAACTGGGAGAACTACAAG AAAGGCTTTGGGAATATAGATGGAGAGCACTGGCTGGGATTGGAGAACATCTATAATCTAGCCAAGCAGGGGGACTACAAATTGCTGGTAGAGCTGGAGGACTGGGTTGGGAAGAAGGTGTATGCAGAGTACAGCAGTTTCCATCTGGAACCTGAGAGTGAGGGCTTCAGGTTAAGGCTGGGCACCTACCAAGGAAATGCAGGAGACTCTCTCACAAGTCACAATGGAAAACCATTCACAACCCTTGATCGGGATAAAGACGCCTTTACAG GAAACTGTGCTCATTTCCACAAAGGCGGATGGTGGTACAACGCATGTGGTCAAACCAATCTGAATGGCGTATGGTACTCTGGTGGTGTGTATCGCAGCAAATTCCAGGATGGGATCTTTTGGGCAGAGTACGGAGGCGGGTACTACTCGCTCAAATCTGTCCGGATGATGATCCGACCAATAGACTGA